From Bradysia coprophila strain Holo2 unplaced genomic scaffold, BU_Bcop_v1 contig_324, whole genome shotgun sequence, the proteins below share one genomic window:
- the LOC119079309 gene encoding luciferin 4-monooxygenase-like, with protein MQSVNNIISRPDTVDFADALSIGHVLINNLTKNGDRTVLVSGETGKTLSAIEVLSKSIVISKSLLATGIGPGDVVSIVSENRFEFIFALFGTMFLNRPIAPLNHTYSDRELEHSFNLSKPKYVFASASTAESVLRAVKNLSYVKKIILFDDIANESDGRITKLEDFSNPKLIQNVKFEPSAVNTLTTTCLIMCSSGTTGFPKGVQLSQSNVMLGAYHGASYIKPTSTSADDSNLVALGLLPIFHAYGISILTCMLGFTSGRLILLKKFEEKLFLETIEKYRCVVAFLVPPLMIFLSKNQLVGNYDLSSLRLITCGAAPLSKETEFEVRNRLNNPNLIVKQGYGLTELTGAAGGVLSSKGLTKPGSVGEVNTGVSAKVVDDNGKTLGPNQKGELCFKGSLMMLGYINDESATKATIDEEGWLHTGDIGYFDEDLQFYVVDRIKELIKWKGFQVPPAEIEALLVTHPMIKEAGVVGKPDEVAGELPLAFVVKANPNLKEEDVILFVRDRTSPAKRLHGGVIFVDEIPKNPSGKILRRKLRELLQQHELKSKL; from the exons ATGCAATCGGTAAACAACATAATTTCACGCCCAGACACTGTCGATTTCGCTGATGCACTTTCAATCGGTCATGTtctcataaataatttaacaaaaaatggagACAGGACGGTTTTGGTGTCTGGAGAGACTGGTAAAACGTTATCTGCGATCGAAGTACTGAGCAAAAGTATTGTAATTTCAAAGTCTCTTCTCGCTACTGGAATTGGACCAGGTGATGTTGTGTCGATAGTGTCGGAAAATcgttttgaattcatttttgcgCTGTTCGGTACGATGTTTCTTAATCGTCCTATAGCACCGTTGAATCATACATACAGCGACAGGGAACTGGAACATTCGTTCAACTTGTCGAAGCCAAAGTATGTTTTTGCGAGTGCATCCACAGCCGAAAGTGTTTTGAGGGCAGTAAAGAACTTGAGTTACgtaaagaaaatcattttgtttgacGACATTGCAAATGAATCGGATGGTCGCATCACTAAGTTGGAAGATTTTTCTAATCCgaaattgattcaaaatgtGAAGTTCGAACCGAGTGCTGTTAATACTCTAACAACAACGTGTCTTATCATGTGCAGTAGTGGTACAACCGGTTTCCCAAAAGGAGTGCAGCTATCCCAATCTAATGTCATGCTTGGGGCATATCATGGCGCATCTTACATTAAACCAACGTCTACGAGCGCGGACGATAGTAATCTTGTGGCCTTAGGACTGTTACCAATATTTCACGCCTATGGCATTTCTATTCTCACATGCATGTTAGGTTTTACGTCCGGTAGACTAATTTTGCTGAAGAAGTTTGAGGAGAAACTATTTCTAGAAACCATTGAGAAATACCGTTGCGTTGTTGCGTTTTTGGTTCCAcctttgatgatatttttatcCAAAAACCAACTTGTTGGTAACTACGATTTAAGTAGCTTGCGATTGATTACGTGTGGTGCTGCTCCTCTTTCCAAGGAAACGGAATTCGAAGTTAGAAATCGCTTGAACAATCCGAACTTGATAGTGAAGCAAGGATATGGTTTGACTGAACTCACTGGTGCGGCGGGTGGAGTTCTGTCGTCAAAAGGACTAACAAAACCCGGTAGTGTTGGCGAAGTCAATACTGGTGTGTCAGCAAAGGTCGTCGACGACAATGGAAAAACTCTCGGTCCGAATCAAAAGGGAGAATTGTGCTTCAAAGGAAGTCTTATGATGTTGGGCTATATTAATGACGAATCGGCAACCAAAGCTACAATCGATGAAGAGGGTTGGTTACATACCGGTGACATAGGATATTTTGACGAAGATTTGCAATTCTACGTTGTCGATCGTATTAAAGAGCTGATAAAGTGGAAAGGATTTCAGGTACCTCCTGCAG AAATTGAAGCTTTGCTTGTTACCCATCCGATGATAAAAGAGGCAGGCGTTGTGGGAAAGCCAGACGAAGTTGCAGGTGAACTACCACTTGCATTTGTTGTGAAGGCTAACCCCAACTTGAAGGAAGAAGACGTTATATTGTTCGTTCGGGATAGGACCTCACCGGCGAAGAGACTTCATGGCGGTGTTATATTTGTTGACGAAATTCCCAAGAATCCGTCCGGTAAAATTCTGAGACGAAAACTTCGTGAATTATTGCAACAACATGAATTGAAGTCAAAGTTGTAA